From a single Accipiter gentilis chromosome 10, bAccGen1.1, whole genome shotgun sequence genomic region:
- the LOC126044107 gene encoding translation initiation factor IF-2-like has product MATRPPKRFRFRAAHLPPLAGCPGVVAPPPPPRPSAAARGGLGPARPSASLARRPSAAPALPEPAAPGRPRPGGQTRRLQRTPPAPIRPGLPAAAAPPPRAPAERGGGTERPLQNANAAAGGGGGGGLGLGSLPGGSSWPTHTQGGFTHASRHTRGGAARAPGTSSPSRRFQAHAPPPPDFPEPFSCPPTPFLANPARGNGSFPRRNQRLPRLPPPPPPGDREGRWCTATEGRACPPPPGSPPCPPHSGQAPAAPPLVRQPPRTGPTTAAAETGPGTRAPGRAGDRGCRGSPPSLPQVMV; this is encoded by the exons ATGGCGACGCGCCCGCCCAAGCGGTTCCGCTTCCGGGccgcccacctccctcccctggcCGGCTGTCCGGGTgtcgttgccccccccccccccccccgcccgagcGCGGCGGCCCGGGGAGgcctgggcccggcccggcctagcGCCTCCCTGGCCCGCAGACCCTCCGCGGCGCCAGCCCTGCCCGAGCCCGCTGCTCCCGggaggccccggcccggcgggcagACTCGGCGTCTGCAGCGCACACCGCCTGCACCTATTCGGCCCGGCCTGCCAgcggctgccgccccccccccccgggcccccgccGAGCGCGGTGGCGGCACGGAGAGGCCGCTCCAAAACGCGAACGCCGCTGctggcggcgggggagggggcgggctcGGTCTGGGCTCGCTGCCCGGGGGCTCCTCCTGGCCCACGCACACGCAGGGCGGCTTTACCCACGCCTCCAGGCACACTCGGGGAGGCGCAGCCCGAGCCCCGGGAACTTCATCGCCGTCCCGGCGATTTCAAGCCCACGCACCCCCGCCCCCCGACTTCCCAGAGCCCTtctcctgccctcccacccccttcTTGGCGAACCCGGCCCGGGGAAACGGCTCCTTCCCGCGGCGGAATCAGCGCctgccccgcctccccccccccccccccccgggggaccGGGAAGGGCGTTGGTGTACGGCCACAGAGGGGAGAGCCTGTCCCCCGCCGCCGGGGTCCCCGCCGTGTCCCCCCCACAGCGGGCAGG ccccagcagctccgcCGCTCGTCCGCCAGCCGCCGCGCACCGGTCCCACTACTGCCGCCGCCGAGACCGGCCCCGGCACCCGCGCCCCAG GGAGAGCCGGGGACCGGGGGTGCCGTGGCTCACCGCCGTCTCTGCCGCAGGTGATGGTGTAG